TATTGAACACACAGAGAGCCATCCCCCAAAATTTCCATTTTTGTGGCATTAAAGGTAAAAGGTGGAAACAAATCCTTTACTTATGCAAGGTTTATTCCACTAAGGACTGGCTGGAGATACTTTTCAAAAGTGCTCATTTCTCTAACTGCTGAGATTCACTTGCTTGTCTCTAAATGTCCCTTTACAAATTAGAAGGGGTTATCCAGAACTTTTAATACTGGTGGTATTCCTAGGAAAGTAAGTCCAGTAGTTGATTGGCGATGATCCTGGGCAGCACACTCCAGCCAATCAGTTGATCGCCCGGCCCGCTATCAGTGCTGGAAGCAAAAAGCGCTATCCATATTACagaggcccaggttggtactgcaggtacggctcccactgaattcaataggaACTGTGCCGCTGCAACGTTGAAATAGTTATTTGCTTTCAGCGCTGTCCACACCGACAGCGGGCATCCCGAGCAGCGAAACCCCACCAACTAGGATAGAACATCAGTAGTGCAAGctctagaaaacctctttaatggttACCCCCATTGTCAGGACTGCGTGGAATACAGCAGTCAATACCCAACATGTAGTTTCAGGGATTTCATCCCCAGATCAGCAGTGCTGCCATAGACAATCAGACTTTTATATACAGAGAATAAGCatttggtaaaaaataaataaaaatttgagCCTCTCACCCGTTGTTCCATGTTACAAATGTAAGTGAACCACTTCAGGCCTGCTGCCACATGGGTGATCTCATCTGTGTATATAACTTCTAATACCTGAGCAGAACCTTTATCTCCCTGGGCCAAAAATCTCTGCAGCATCTGCGGGTGGACATCGAGACCTCTTAaaacaagcagaaaaaaaaaaaaaaaagtgttaatacAAGATGGTGTACATCATGTTGACCCCTCGGTGGGCTCTACAGCACAGAACTGCACTACTGGAGTCAGGCAAATCCAATAGTCATGGTGGTTCACCTGCTGTCGGTGATGTTAGGAGGACTACACATTTGGAAGTTATTACCTGGCTTCATGGACCATATGTACAATAGCCAGCCGTCCAAGCAGGTCATGTGCCGTGTCTTCAGCGGACTGCCACAAGCCTAGAAATGTAAATATATCAACGGTCATATACACTGAGTGGCCACTTCATTAGACACATCTGCCCTGGCATGATTGTAGCTTCCTGCATGATAATTAGACAAGTAACCCTAGAGTACAGCATAAtatcaagttttccgtggatcggtttcagtgtgaatccgcaTTGTGGGAagatccagtgatctgagtgacttcaaaACAAAGCTTGGTCACTGGTGCTACACTAGTAAAGGTCGGAATTTCATACACTGCCATCCTGGCCAAGTTATGGAGAAGGGTGTGATCAAAGAAAAATATCCAGCAAGAGGGGATTCTGTGGGTGTAAACAACTTAacaagggtcagaggaggatgtcaagaatcgatCTGATGAACAAGTACTGTATAGTGAAGCCAATTATAGTCAAAcccaatgctggtgctccaactaatatgtCGTAATACCCAACTGCTTAGGATGGATGGGCTATTACAGCAGACAACCACTCTAACTGCTGTCTAAGAAACAGGAAGGCAAgattccagcgggcaaaagagtacAAAAATGTGATCACTGAGCAGTATAAGAACATCGCCTGCTCAGATGGATCTAGATTTcttttgcaccatgctgatgagaCAGTCAGAATTTGGATTAGCAAACTCTATCTGTAACAACCATATGCTTCAGCACACACACTTGATATCTGCATAAAAATCCATAACTGTTTATACTAAGCACATAAAAAATGCAATGTTCTTAGTGAACAAACTGATCAAATTAGTTTGTGCCCATCCGCCACGTCCAGGCGAACCTTGATGGATGGGTTCCTAGCTCTATAGACAGCTTTCTTAGGGATAAAAAGCCTCAACCTGAATTGGAGAGCTGAATACCTGGCATATATGCTATCACTGAACCACCTGGGATAGATGGGTAAATGGAGTGCAGCCACTCCTACATAAATGCACATGCAACAAATAGTGTGAAGATGCACATTAAGCTATGGCTGCAAGAATTACAGTAACAAACAAACACAAGCTTCGGCACTCACACGCTTAATATCTGCAGAAAAATATGGTTTATACTACCCACATAAGAATGCAATGTTCTTAGCGCATAATTGGACCCAACTCTATGGGCCCACCTAtagcttagggcttattccgacaagCGTacatcggccgcgtattcacgccggccgatatacggcgtccctctctgcagggggaggaggctggaagagccaggagcagtgctctgagctcccgccccctctctgcccctctgcactatttgcaatgaggggaggtgggatgggacggagctaattcctgaaacttagccccacccccatcccacctgcaCTATTTAGAATAAGAGAAGAGGAGCGgagtggaggcagagagggggcgggagctcagagcactgctccccactcttccagcctcctccccctgccgaGAGAGACGTCGTAtgtcggctggcgtgaatacccggccgatatacggtcgtctgaataagccctcaatgtGCACCTTCACACTCAATGTATTTGTTGGATGTGTACTTGTACTTGTGTAGGATTGGCTGCCTGCACTTGTCATGCACTCCACTTACCTATCTGTGGCAGGTGATTCAGTGATAGTATATAGCTAGTATATAGCTATGTATCCAGCTTCCCCACCCAGGTGTCTATATAGCTAGGAACCCATTCATCAACGTAGCGGGTGAGCACACATAGTTCAATCAAATTTTGCACACAAAGTAAGTGCAACAACCTCATCACAGTGATTATGGTCACACTGCAGTATGTTCTCACCATCATGTACAGGGAGCGCTCCAAAATGACTGCCCAGCTCTACAAGTCGCTTTTCCAGCAAACAGTAATGCTGAGGAAGACAAGTCACCATAGGTTATTTGTGTCACATGAATAGAGATCTTCAGCCATATACTGAGAGCTACAAACCTTTGCTTCATCTCCAGCCACTTTCACAAAATCCGAGAAGAATTCTCTTGGAAGCCTCTCACCGCTCTGCAGTTGGAAGGTAGCGAAGCGAGCGATGATGTCCCAGGACAGGTCTATTGCCCACTGCTCGATGTTTGCTAGAGAGTGCAACAATGCTATTCTACTGGTCTAAGAGCCGAACATACAGAACAACGGTTATAAAAATGACAGCATGAGATGAATCAAAGGACATAGGAGATGGATTTTCAGTACAGAATAATCCCAAATAACTCattttgttacaatgtatatACAGTTCAGCATTAGAAACCCAACATTATGGAAGTCTGTAATCCAGCATTAGACGTCAGGATTTGAAATTCCTTTATTCTGGAGGAAAGAGCACTGTGTTACCATAGTACCACAATATTTTTGCTTCATATTCATAGGATAAGGCATAAATATCTAATCGTTTGAAGCCCAAGCACTGAGATGTCCATACCCTGAATCCTCTGTATGAATGGAGCAATGCAGGATAACCGCTTCATTCAGTTCTATGGAACGGATAAATATCAATGCACTCGGCAATCATTTTCTGCCCCACAGAATTGAATGGTGTGGCGGGCATATACccacactactgctccattctcATGTAGAATTTGGGGTGTGCAGATCTCAGGAACATGCTGGTCTGATCAATCAGAACAGGAAATTCTGCTGTAGTGACAGCGATCAAATAAGCAACGTCCTGGAAGTCAGATGCAGAGTGACgcatgcaaaaagaaaaatgagCAGTCTGCCAGCTACTGGGCAAACAGAACTGCACATATGCCGATCCTAGTATGTGCATACTGGGGCGGCTGTGTGGATGAAGTAAGAGGCAATCAAAGTCCAGTGGGGCAGGGTTTCAAAGAATGCTTTGGGCAACTGCAACATTCCCACCAGGCTGTTAAGCTCACATCAGAATATAGTGTGGGAGTCTGATCAAGTACATTCCCTGAGGTTATGCAAGTGATATTAGCACTTATGGATACATGTCATGAAAGGCAGTTTAGTGGCTGACAGTGCGCTGAGGATGGTTTAATGCTTAGAAAAGAGGTGACCGATTCTCTTTAAAGAATGGGTCATTTCTCACTTCTTTtgcttttcttcattttcctATATATAGTTAGAACCTGTATATTTCTGTAGTTGAAATGCTCAACTATATAAGACTTTACTCTGTGTACCATGTGCATCGCTCTGTGGCCAGCCTCACGTAATCTGATATAGTCGCAGCACTGCACTGGCAGAGGTTCATGGATATTAAACAGTGACGCAGGTTATTACTGGTATGGCCAAGTTCTGAGAGATGAAAGTATTAAACCCTAACAAGTCACCATGTCTCACCAGCGTGCCCCCCTTGCCTCTCTTGATTTGGCCTGGCTGCACTATGGTGAGGTTCTCCATGCGGCTTGGATGTTCAGGGGGTTCTTTGTGTCCAATTTCTGTAATTTTTCCTGCGTTCCACATCTCCTGCACTCGGTGAGTGAGTTTGGCCTGGAAAGAACATCACATTTATGTCCTGACACAAAGTGTAGCAAAAACATTGCATCAATTATTACATTGTGCCAAGAGGACGAAGTGACTCCTGTGATCTAGAGCTGTAGCAATCACCAACATGACTGGTGTATTGTGAGAGCTCGATTTAC
The nucleotide sequence above comes from Eleutherodactylus coqui strain aEleCoq1 chromosome 2, aEleCoq1.hap1, whole genome shotgun sequence. Encoded proteins:
- the LOC136612499 gene encoding uncharacterized protein HI_0077-like isoform X2, with product MDSACPHEGGPLEQGDIEELCDGRLALNCPWHDFEFCLDDGSSSSGLQNQVYEVKVCEEKVYIQTQNALSLTPWKKTPPKQPGGCTGDAGNKQVIDDECSLTYWASKILCTPDAEEKAKLTHRVQEMWNAGKITEIGHKEPPEHPSRMENLTIVQPGQIKRGKGGTLTSRIALLHSLANIEQWAIDLSWDIIARFATFQLQSGERLPREFFSDFVKVAGDEAKHYCLLEKRLVELGSHFGALPVHDGLWQSAEDTAHDLLGRLAIVHMVHEARGLDVHPQMLQRFLAQGDKGSAQVLEVIYTDEITHVAAGLKWFTYICNMEQRDCLSTFHQMVPLHFRGYLKPPFNTEGRKSAGMTEEWYLPLVKPS